In one Pseudodesulfovibrio tunisiensis genomic region, the following are encoded:
- a CDS encoding Dabb family protein has product MVRHVVMWTLKDEAEGVSAWENAGVMKKMLEALRGRIPGLLHIEVSREIVAADPECHVVLCSEHVDREALDAYQVHPEHRKCVAFVRKVASGRKAVDYEI; this is encoded by the coding sequence ATGGTCAGGCACGTCGTCATGTGGACGCTCAAGGACGAGGCTGAAGGCGTTTCCGCTTGGGAAAACGCCGGAGTCATGAAGAAAATGCTCGAAGCGCTGCGGGGACGCATCCCCGGACTGCTGCATATCGAGGTGAGTCGCGAGATCGTGGCGGCGGACCCGGAATGTCATGTGGTGCTGTGTTCCGAGCACGTGGACAGGGAAGCCCTTGATGCCTATCAGGTGCACCCGGAGCATCGGAAGTGTGTCGCCTTTGTCAGAAAGGTGGCCTCGGGCCGGAAGGCTGTGGATTACGAAATCTAG
- a CDS encoding ATP-binding response regulator — protein MNDELLFADEAGVDIEPVADETRAWKVLVVDDDEFVHKVTRLVLDDYVFEGRGIQCLDAYSGREAMELVADDVAVILLDVVMETTDAGLEVARFVREKGNHLTRIILRTGQPGEAPERQVVTELDINDYHQKTELTADRLVTAVTTAIRSYRDLRIIEESRRGLHLLAMSVAHQVRNRTMTIAGFANLVMRKSSEDSVIHEMLETILSESSRLEKMVGDVTGYAALEIGEMQLVSVRELLEEAMARVDVKVAEQGRRVRWEIVCPDQLLRLDPEMGVLALYELLRNAVDFSDGAQPVVEVTVAAGRHACVMEIRDQGQGIAEKDMPFVFDPFFSLKPKGSGMGLCIARKVAMAHQWDLSLESEFGKGSLVRVVIPRRELTG, from the coding sequence ATGAATGACGAACTGCTGTTCGCCGACGAAGCCGGCGTGGATATCGAACCCGTGGCGGATGAGACCCGGGCCTGGAAGGTGCTCGTGGTGGATGATGACGAGTTCGTGCACAAGGTTACCCGACTTGTTCTGGACGACTACGTGTTCGAAGGTCGGGGCATCCAGTGCCTTGACGCGTATTCCGGCCGGGAAGCCATGGAACTTGTCGCGGACGACGTGGCCGTGATCCTGCTCGACGTGGTCATGGAAACCACGGACGCAGGGCTTGAAGTGGCGCGATTCGTCCGGGAAAAGGGCAATCATCTCACTCGGATCATCCTCCGTACCGGGCAGCCGGGCGAAGCTCCGGAACGGCAGGTCGTGACCGAGCTGGATATCAACGACTACCACCAGAAGACCGAACTCACCGCAGACAGGCTTGTTACGGCCGTGACCACGGCCATACGGTCCTATCGCGATCTCAGAATCATCGAGGAAAGCCGCAGGGGGCTGCACCTGCTAGCCATGTCCGTGGCGCATCAGGTGCGCAACCGGACCATGACCATTGCCGGGTTCGCCAATCTGGTCATGCGCAAGTCTTCGGAAGATTCCGTCATTCACGAGATGCTGGAAACCATTCTTTCGGAATCATCTCGTCTGGAGAAGATGGTCGGCGACGTGACCGGATATGCAGCCCTTGAAATCGGGGAGATGCAGCTTGTCAGCGTGCGCGAACTGCTGGAGGAGGCCATGGCCCGCGTGGACGTGAAGGTTGCCGAACAGGGCAGGCGGGTGCGCTGGGAAATCGTCTGTCCGGACCAGTTGCTTCGGCTGGACCCGGAAATGGGGGTGCTCGCTCTCTATGAGTTGCTGCGCAATGCCGTGGATTTTTCCGATGGCGCACAGCCTGTGGTGGAAGTGACCGTGGCTGCGGGAAGGCACGCCTGCGTGATGGAAATCAGGGATCAGGGGCAGGGAATAGCGGAAAAGGACATGCCGTTCGTGTTCGATCCATTTTTTTCGCTCAAGCCCAAGGGTTCGGGCATGGGACTGTGCATTGCGCGCAAGGTGGCCATGGCGCATCAGTGGGACCTTTCCCTGGAAAGCGAATTCGGCAAGGGGTCTCTGGTTCGCGTCGTGATTCCCCGGCGTGAACTGACCGGATGA
- a CDS encoding bacteriohemerythrin yields the protein MTLISWSDDLSIGVDTIDAQHQKLIDMVNDAYDAVFSGGDPDAAFDLIERMKAYALEHFAAEERMMEECGYPETGEHKQRHLQFLQEVFLFNRDKYKRDQLLEIFTFLSSWFKEHIRREDKAIAAFMTGSNE from the coding sequence ATGACTCTCATCTCCTGGAGCGACGATCTTTCCATAGGCGTCGACACCATTGATGCCCAGCATCAAAAGCTCATCGACATGGTCAATGACGCCTATGACGCGGTTTTCTCCGGCGGTGATCCGGACGCCGCCTTTGATCTGATCGAGCGCATGAAAGCGTATGCGCTTGAGCATTTTGCGGCCGAGGAACGCATGATGGAAGAATGCGGTTATCCCGAGACAGGCGAGCACAAGCAGCGCCACCTCCAGTTTCTTCAGGAGGTGTTCCTGTTCAACCGGGACAAGTACAAGCGGGATCAACTGCTGGAAATATTCACGTTCCTGAGTTCATGGTTCAAGGAACACATCCGCCGGGAAGACAAGGCCATTGCGGCATTCATGACAGGATCGAACGAATAG